A DNA window from Flavisolibacter ginsenosidimutans contains the following coding sequences:
- a CDS encoding DUF6603 domain-containing protein: MPDAAGTLETLALELGKALEPLPEILRPDMFARLGLPLPSAIVGNGGIATKLLEAAAKAGELPPKITALATAVAGGNELSIISDGAQLIAIISQLVVKFEELGSALNSAANSLPPADKAVFQQLAAQLPVRILEYSLVGYLAERLPNLTTTLNLLGIVDKEVKVPATLETGTSLPVVIPRRFYIDRLPQLLSNPVDYFKQVYKLGLPGFTGQELMEKVQGLLAQIGFPAELYIVGGQLTLEAYIFKIQTDTSTNPPGLKFEINVNGAQDFDRDYPFSDLWKGTVHVHAAFAAGISGTLRPPFELALKPPSGNLVLDLLLGIKAAKSSNEPLNILSLTKGAKLQAKSISGSVGVNINLGTAGGSVLPAIQIGIEEGKLIIDFSEGDGFIQKMLSGVHVQADFGLLGAWNPKDGLRLQGSGGVEVFIPIHLDLVIVQINGLYFKIAFSTEAPLKLGLGAQITTNLGPLKAVVDGIGTNIPITFPSNGKGRLGLADIDFKFQPPKGVGLSLDTGVIKGGGFLSIDVDKGEYIGVLELSFQGFIDLKAIGIINTKMPDGSTGFALLILITAEFTPIQLGFGFTLNGVGGLLAVNRSTDLDALRTGVRTGAISSILFPQDIVANVTRIISDLKAIFPIVEGHFIIAPMAKIGWGTPTLISLELGIIIDIPTPQLVILGVLRCVLPTEDAAILKLQVNFAGGINFDKGLLWFDASLFDSRLLVFTLTGDMALRIGWGDEKVFIVSVGGFHPAFHEIPKDLTGMKRLSISLLSGDNPRITVATYFAITSNTVQSGARAELYAEACGFNVFGYIGYDLLVQFNPFYFIADISAGLALRSGDDEIAGIHVHCQLSGPTPWHAVGDGSLEILFFSISVGFDVTWGEDAPSQPDELEDVLADVVNALNDDRNWKATLPPNTNTNVTIKKIELPPDQLIIHPFTLLSVSQKIVPLEMEINKFGNKKPKADTKFTLTNSEGGTPVYVNEEFAVANYVKLSDSEKLSRKSFEQMKSGLQFQTTNDILHGVELHKDVTYELSYVHRKKNLVIRLRIFKLLSAAFNVLVKGSAVHKNAFAVSRKAPTNPPAKVAVTTPAFSVVNVSDLALAGTNTFAASEAEAYAIHDELVRKNPSLKNQIQVVSQFELN; the protein is encoded by the coding sequence ATGCCAGACGCAGCCGGAACGCTGGAAACCCTTGCGCTTGAATTGGGCAAAGCACTGGAGCCGTTGCCGGAAATATTAAGGCCGGATATGTTTGCCCGTTTGGGTCTGCCCTTGCCATCGGCTATTGTTGGCAACGGAGGAATTGCCACGAAACTTTTGGAAGCCGCTGCAAAAGCCGGCGAACTTCCACCAAAAATAACGGCGCTGGCAACGGCTGTTGCCGGCGGCAACGAACTCTCCATCATCAGCGACGGTGCACAGCTTATTGCCATCATCAGCCAGTTGGTGGTAAAATTTGAAGAACTGGGATCGGCTTTGAACAGCGCTGCGAATTCATTGCCGCCGGCGGATAAAGCAGTCTTTCAACAACTGGCCGCGCAACTGCCGGTGCGCATTCTTGAGTATTCGCTCGTGGGTTATTTGGCCGAACGGCTACCCAACTTAACGACAACGCTAAACCTTTTGGGCATCGTTGACAAAGAAGTGAAAGTACCCGCAACATTGGAAACCGGAACATCGTTGCCAGTTGTCATTCCGCGACGGTTTTACATTGATCGCCTGCCGCAACTTTTATCCAATCCCGTTGATTATTTCAAACAGGTTTACAAGCTTGGATTGCCTGGCTTCACCGGACAAGAGTTGATGGAAAAGGTTCAAGGTTTGCTGGCTCAAATTGGTTTTCCGGCTGAACTCTACATCGTCGGCGGACAACTTACGTTGGAAGCCTACATCTTCAAAATACAAACCGATACGTCAACGAATCCGCCGGGATTAAAGTTTGAAATAAACGTGAACGGCGCACAAGATTTCGATCGTGATTATCCGTTCTCTGATTTGTGGAAAGGCACGGTGCATGTGCACGCAGCTTTTGCTGCCGGCATCAGCGGCACGTTGAGGCCACCCTTTGAACTGGCGCTGAAGCCACCTTCGGGAAATCTCGTTCTTGACCTGCTGTTGGGAATAAAAGCCGCGAAGAGTAGCAACGAACCGCTCAATATTTTAAGCCTCACCAAAGGAGCAAAGCTGCAAGCCAAAAGCATCAGCGGAAGCGTTGGCGTAAACATCAATCTTGGAACGGCAGGTGGCAGTGTGTTGCCGGCTATTCAAATTGGTATTGAAGAAGGAAAGTTGATTATTGATTTTTCCGAAGGCGATGGGTTTATTCAAAAAATGCTGTCAGGCGTTCACGTGCAAGCCGATTTTGGTCTGCTTGGGGCCTGGAACCCGAAAGACGGTCTGCGTTTGCAGGGAAGCGGCGGCGTGGAAGTCTTTATTCCCATTCATCTTGACCTGGTGATTGTTCAAATCAACGGGCTGTATTTCAAGATTGCTTTCTCTACCGAAGCACCGTTGAAACTTGGATTGGGTGCGCAAATCACAACCAATCTTGGTCCGCTTAAAGCCGTTGTTGACGGCATCGGTACCAACATTCCCATCACCTTTCCGTCCAATGGAAAAGGACGGCTTGGCCTTGCCGACATTGACTTTAAATTTCAACCGCCAAAAGGCGTTGGCTTGTCGCTCGATACCGGCGTTATCAAAGGCGGTGGCTTTCTTTCCATTGACGTTGACAAAGGCGAATACATCGGTGTTCTTGAATTGAGCTTCCAGGGCTTTATTGACCTGAAAGCCATCGGCATCATCAACACCAAAATGCCCGATGGCAGTACAGGTTTTGCACTGCTCATTTTAATCACCGCAGAATTTACGCCCATTCAATTAGGCTTCGGTTTTACGCTAAACGGCGTTGGTGGTTTGCTCGCAGTTAATCGCAGCACCGACCTGGATGCGCTGCGCACCGGCGTTCGTACAGGCGCCATCAGCAGCATTCTTTTTCCGCAGGACATTGTTGCCAACGTTACCCGCATCATCTCCGATCTTAAGGCCATCTTCCCGATTGTGGAAGGACATTTCATCATTGCGCCGATGGCGAAAATTGGCTGGGGAACGCCGACGCTTATTTCGCTGGAACTCGGCATCATCATTGACATTCCGACGCCGCAACTGGTTATTCTTGGTGTGTTGCGTTGCGTGTTGCCAACCGAAGATGCAGCCATCTTAAAGTTGCAGGTAAACTTTGCCGGCGGCATTAACTTCGACAAAGGTTTGCTTTGGTTTGATGCTTCGCTTTTTGATTCGCGATTATTGGTATTCACGCTTACCGGTGATATGGCCTTGCGTATTGGCTGGGGCGATGAAAAGGTTTTCATTGTTTCCGTTGGTGGTTTTCATCCGGCCTTTCATGAAATACCGAAGGACCTCACGGGCATGAAACGCCTCAGTATCTCGTTGTTATCGGGCGACAATCCACGCATTACCGTTGCCACCTACTTTGCCATTACATCCAACACGGTGCAATCGGGCGCAAGAGCCGAGTTGTATGCGGAAGCCTGCGGCTTTAACGTGTTCGGCTACATTGGTTATGACTTGTTGGTTCAATTCAATCCTTTCTATTTCATTGCTGATATTTCCGCGGGCCTTGCGCTGCGTTCAGGCGATGACGAGATTGCCGGCATTCACGTGCATTGCCAATTATCGGGACCAACGCCCTGGCACGCGGTGGGCGACGGCAGCCTCGAAATTTTGTTCTTCAGCATTAGCGTGGGCTTTGATGTAACATGGGGCGAAGACGCACCGTCGCAACCCGACGAACTGGAAGATGTGCTGGCCGATGTGGTGAATGCCTTAAACGACGACCGCAACTGGAAAGCAACGCTTCCGCCAAACACGAACACCAACGTTACCATCAAAAAGATTGAGCTGCCGCCGGATCAACTTATCATTCATCCTTTCACGCTTTTATCGGTAAGCCAAAAGATAGTGCCGCTGGAGATGGAGATAAACAAGTTTGGCAACAAGAAACCGAAAGCGGATACAAAGTTTACGCTAACCAATAGCGAAGGCGGCACGCCGGTTTACGTGAACGAAGAATTTGCCGTTGCCAATTACGTGAAGTTGAGCGACAGCGAAAAGCTTTCCCGCAAGTCCTTTGAGCAAATGAAAAGCGGCTTGCAGTTTCAAACCACGAACGACATTCTTCACGGCGTGGAATTGCACAAAGACGTAACCTATGAATTAAGCTACGTTCACCGCAAAAAAAATCTTGTCATTCGTTTGCGCATCTTCAAACTTTTATCGGCTGCATTTAACGTATTGGTGAAAGGAAGTGCGGTGCATAAAAATGCTTTTGCTGTAAGCAGAAAAGCACCGACCAATCCACCGGCAAAAGTAGCCGTAACGACACCGGCTTTCAGTGTGGTGAACGTAAGTGATTTGGCATTGGCCGGCACAAATACGTTTGCCGCATCCGAAGCTGAAGCATACGCGATACACGACGAATTGGTGCGGAAGAATCCTTCGCTCAAAAACCAGATACAAGTTGTCTCACAATTTGAATTAAACTAA
- a CDS encoding S8 family serine peptidase, whose product MAKLDPELQMLLAKKKYYDEHPGLYEKLSPSQKLEDPVNIAFTYKGLLSEIKVPGFSPSAGAGNVAYATVSLQVLQALANYPAIISIERLRRKSIGLDTSTHEILADQVWSRSGDNFSGFSGEGVVVGIIDTGIDYKHHGFKNANGTTRILKIWDQTLKPGAGEKSPDSFNDATLGGAVNISYGVEFNPGQINAGIRHKDTNSHGTHVTGIAAGNGSQSGNCHLSYHFIGVAPKADIIAVRMMGLTTGDDFTQLPPGTKSVMTDAIKYIIHEAKKIPKPVVINMSLGTFTDEMNGQSAEAKEMDKILTDNPSGVALVLISGNDGASNFHAKADVPAAGVLPIKFTVQPGDTQTRNIVILYTGANVSIQLTSHLGAPSGLIPWIAPTDPFVHNPKPGANGVNGEVNVSHDTTNPTSRIAIEIVPPPGGVNVAGDWTIELKTTNGVATMVNALILYGTNNNRSSPKFLDHISQQLTLWQECTGNNVIAVGSYNDEGGALASSSGRGLTLDLRMKPEITAPGVGILSAASNDAASSEGGDYRGCCCDCCQDFYTTKSGTSMAAPHITGVVALMLQKNKTLGFNDIKGGLVGTARPAPGGAPPDDVAGWGAGKVSAKAAVDGIAAVAAPGIAGGGVGGGPDHFKAAPKTEMQNLQERFLNTYHGKRLKGLLRPFFLEIRTLINTNKKVATVWHRSKGSAWMNAAFRAASQPGQPVPQLIEGLSLRECAQRVAAILKKYSSPLLVAHLEECEEEIQRLKEGMNVYQLIALLEEPAFNPT is encoded by the coding sequence ATGGCCAAACTCGATCCGGAACTTCAGATGCTCCTGGCAAAGAAGAAGTATTACGACGAGCATCCCGGCCTCTATGAAAAATTATCGCCTTCGCAAAAGCTCGAAGACCCTGTCAACATTGCCTTTACATACAAAGGGTTGCTGAGCGAAATAAAAGTTCCCGGCTTTTCTCCTTCCGCCGGCGCCGGTAATGTGGCTTATGCAACCGTATCCTTACAGGTATTGCAAGCCCTGGCCAATTATCCGGCAATAATTTCCATTGAGCGGCTGCGGCGTAAATCCATTGGCCTCGACACCAGCACCCACGAAATTTTGGCCGACCAGGTTTGGAGCCGTTCCGGCGATAATTTTTCAGGCTTTAGTGGCGAAGGCGTTGTGGTCGGCATCATTGATACCGGCATTGATTACAAGCACCACGGCTTTAAAAATGCCAACGGAACTACCCGCATTTTAAAAATCTGGGATCAGACCCTCAAACCCGGCGCCGGTGAAAAATCGCCCGACAGTTTTAACGACGCAACGTTAGGCGGTGCGGTCAACATTTCTTACGGTGTTGAATTTAACCCGGGGCAGATCAACGCGGGTATTCGTCACAAGGACACCAATTCGCACGGCACACACGTCACAGGCATTGCAGCGGGCAACGGTTCGCAATCGGGCAATTGCCACCTGTCTTATCATTTCATTGGCGTTGCGCCAAAGGCAGACATCATTGCGGTGCGCATGATGGGATTGACAACCGGCGATGATTTCACACAGCTTCCGCCCGGCACCAAAAGCGTCATGACGGACGCCATTAAATACATCATTCACGAAGCCAAAAAAATCCCCAAGCCCGTCGTCATCAACATGAGTCTCGGCACGTTTACCGATGAAATGAACGGCCAGTCTGCAGAAGCAAAAGAAATGGACAAGATACTCACCGACAACCCAAGCGGTGTGGCGCTTGTCTTGATTTCGGGTAACGACGGCGCCAGCAATTTTCACGCAAAGGCCGACGTGCCGGCGGCCGGTGTTTTGCCCATCAAGTTTACCGTGCAACCGGGCGATACCCAAACGCGAAACATCGTGATTCTTTATACCGGCGCAAACGTCAGCATCCAATTGACTTCTCATCTTGGCGCACCGTCCGGATTGATACCCTGGATAGCGCCAACCGATCCTTTCGTGCACAATCCAAAACCCGGCGCAAACGGCGTCAATGGCGAAGTGAACGTTTCGCACGATACCACAAATCCAACCTCTCGCATTGCGATTGAAATTGTTCCGCCGCCCGGTGGTGTAAACGTTGCCGGCGATTGGACGATTGAATTAAAAACAACGAACGGCGTGGCCACAATGGTGAATGCGCTCATTCTTTACGGAACGAACAACAACCGTTCTTCGCCAAAATTCCTCGATCACATTTCACAACAATTAACGCTGTGGCAGGAATGCACGGGCAACAACGTGATTGCCGTTGGTTCGTACAACGACGAAGGCGGCGCACTGGCTTCCAGTTCGGGCCGCGGCCTGACGCTTGACCTGCGCATGAAGCCTGAAATCACTGCGCCGGGTGTGGGCATTTTGTCGGCGGCCAGCAACGATGCGGCTTCTTCCGAAGGCGGCGATTACCGTGGTTGCTGCTGCGATTGTTGCCAGGATTTTTACACCACCAAAAGCGGCACCAGCATGGCAGCGCCGCACATAACGGGTGTTGTCGCGTTGATGCTGCAGAAAAACAAAACGCTTGGTTTTAACGATATCAAAGGTGGCCTTGTGGGCACAGCCCGTCCTGCACCCGGTGGCGCACCGCCCGATGACGTGGCAGGATGGGGCGCCGGAAAGGTAAGTGCGAAGGCTGCGGTTGACGGCATTGCAGCCGTAGCCGCGCCTGGAATAGCTGGTGGCGGTGTTGGCGGCGGCCCCGATCATTTTAAAGCAGCGCCGAAAACCGAAATGCAAAACCTGCAGGAGCGTTTTCTAAACACTTATCACGGCAAGCGGCTTAAAGGTTTGTTGCGGCCTTTCTTTCTTGAAATTCGAACGCTGATTAACACCAATAAAAAAGTAGCAACGGTATGGCACCGCAGCAAAGGATCTGCGTGGATGAACGCTGCCTTTCGTGCGGCTTCGCAACCAGGCCAACCGGTGCCGCAATTAATCGAAGGTCTTTCCTTGCGTGAATGTGCGCAACGTGTTGCGGCCATTCTAAAAAAATATTCCAGTCCTTTATTGGTTGCGCATTTGGAAGAGTGCGAAGAAGAGATACAACGTTTGAAAGAAGGAATGAACGTTTATCAATTGATTGCTTTGCTGGAAGAACCCGCGTTTAATCCCACCTGA
- a CDS encoding TonB-dependent receptor, whose product MKRVILIFLFLPLFSNAQNRFKAIVKDEDSKERLQGATVQIQTLKLSAVANEAGVVVLDAIPNGRHFIRVTFSGYKEMGKAFDFPLATTDTIELFLKPEEQALDEVTVSTTRSNRSIRNTPTRVEVVAEEEVHEEATMRPGDIRMLLAESTGIQSQQTSATSANASIRIQGLDGRYTQILKDGFPVYAGAAGGLGLLQTPPLDLRQVEIIKGASSTLYGGGAIAGLINLITKTPTDKRELNFHVNATSAGGLDLSSFYGQKFKKAGITLFVSRNTNKAYDPANIFFTAIPKFERYTVNPKLFLYLNEKTSLNLGVNTTFENRLGGDINYIEGKGDSTHSYFERNKTKRLSTQLTFNHRLSEESSLQIKNSVGYFNRAINSKGYSFQGAQINSFTEATYVNKMEKSDWVVGINVLTDQFKETPSTVATLRNYNQTTFGAFVQNTWNTADWLTIETGLRSDYVNDYGLALLPRLSALFRIAPKLTSRIGGGMGYKTPTVFTEESERLLYKNVLPVSPSTNELEKSYGANWDVNYKTSIDQFSFSVNQAFFYTYLHHPLSLVTAGNGLYAFKNLSGHIGSKGAETNVKLGYDDLALYLGYTYINAKIKDKGVSLDNPLTPKHRFNAALVYEAEGKWKFGSELYYFSKQKRSDGSEGRGYWLTGLVVEKLWKHFSLFINFENFGDVRQTKFESIYSGTVAEPVFKDIYAPLEGFVVNGGIKISL is encoded by the coding sequence GTGAAAAGAGTTATCCTTATCTTCTTGTTTCTTCCCCTTTTTTCAAACGCACAAAACAGGTTTAAAGCCATCGTCAAAGACGAAGACAGCAAAGAGCGGCTACAAGGCGCAACGGTTCAAATTCAAACCCTAAAATTGTCTGCTGTTGCTAATGAAGCCGGCGTTGTTGTTTTGGATGCCATCCCAAACGGCAGGCATTTCATCAGGGTTACGTTCAGCGGATATAAAGAGATGGGAAAGGCATTCGATTTCCCGCTTGCAACAACGGACACCATCGAATTATTTTTAAAACCGGAAGAACAGGCCTTAGATGAGGTAACGGTAAGCACTACACGGTCGAACCGCAGCATACGCAATACGCCAACAAGAGTAGAAGTAGTTGCAGAAGAGGAAGTGCACGAAGAAGCTACCATGCGTCCCGGCGACATACGTATGCTCCTGGCCGAAAGCACCGGGATACAAAGCCAGCAAACCTCCGCTACCAGCGCCAATGCAAGCATTCGAATTCAGGGCTTGGATGGCCGGTACACGCAAATACTAAAAGACGGCTTCCCCGTTTATGCCGGGGCGGCAGGCGGCCTTGGTTTGTTGCAAACACCGCCATTGGATTTGCGCCAGGTGGAAATTATTAAGGGCGCCTCATCTACTTTATACGGTGGTGGCGCCATCGCCGGCTTAATTAATCTGATTACAAAAACACCAACCGATAAACGGGAACTAAATTTTCATGTCAATGCAACGTCTGCCGGCGGGCTTGACCTTAGCAGCTTTTATGGCCAGAAGTTTAAGAAGGCCGGCATAACCTTGTTTGTTTCCCGAAATACAAACAAGGCTTATGATCCTGCGAATATCTTTTTTACCGCCATTCCAAAATTTGAACGTTATACGGTTAACCCTAAATTGTTCTTGTACCTGAACGAAAAAACAAGTTTGAACCTTGGCGTGAACACAACTTTTGAGAACCGCCTCGGCGGCGACATCAATTACATTGAAGGCAAGGGCGACAGCACCCACAGTTATTTTGAAAGAAATAAAACAAAGCGGCTATCAACACAACTCACCTTTAACCACCGGCTAAGTGAAGAAAGCAGTTTGCAAATTAAAAACAGCGTCGGCTATTTTAACCGCGCCATCAACAGCAAGGGCTATTCATTTCAAGGGGCGCAAATCAACAGTTTTACAGAAGCGACCTATGTAAACAAAATGGAGAAGAGTGATTGGGTTGTGGGCATAAACGTTCTGACCGATCAATTTAAGGAAACGCCGTCAACCGTTGCCACGCTTCGAAATTATAACCAGACAACGTTTGGTGCGTTTGTACAAAACACCTGGAACACGGCGGACTGGCTTACAATCGAAACCGGCTTACGAAGCGATTACGTGAACGATTATGGTTTGGCATTGCTGCCGCGGCTTTCGGCGCTGTTTAGAATAGCGCCGAAACTGACCAGCCGCATTGGCGGAGGCATGGGCTATAAAACACCAACCGTTTTTACGGAGGAAAGCGAAAGACTCCTGTACAAGAACGTGCTGCCCGTCAGTCCTTCAACGAACGAGTTGGAAAAAAGCTATGGCGCCAATTGGGACGTGAACTACAAAACATCAATTGATCAGTTTTCTTTTAGCGTCAATCAAGCTTTCTTTTATACTTACCTGCATCATCCTCTTTCGCTGGTTACGGCAGGGAATGGTTTGTACGCATTCAAAAACCTGTCAGGCCACATTGGTTCAAAAGGCGCAGAAACAAATGTCAAATTGGGTTATGATGATCTGGCCTTATACTTAGGCTACACGTACATCAATGCCAAAATAAAAGACAAGGGTGTAAGCCTTGACAACCCGCTCACGCCCAAACACCGTTTCAATGCAGCTTTGGTTTACGAGGCCGAGGGCAAATGGAAATTTGGCTCGGAACTTTACTATTTCAGCAAACAAAAACGCTCCGACGGAAGCGAGGGCAGAGGCTATTGGCTTACGGGCCTTGTGGTTGAAAAGTTATGGAAACACTTTTCTCTTTTTATAAACTTTGAAAACTTTGGCGATGTGCGGCAAACGAAGTTTGAAAGCATCTATTCTGGCACGGTAGCGGAGCCGGTCTTTAAAGACATCTACGCACCGCTGGAAGGTTTTGTTGTAAACGGCGGAATTAAAATCAGCTTGTGA
- a CDS encoding glycoside hydrolase family 43 protein produces the protein MKKIFFTLLLLPCLLCRAQSVRTYTNPVLAGFYPDPSICRVGDDYYIVNSSFAYFPGLPVFHSKDLVSWKQIGNAMDRPEQLPLLGAGVSRGLFAPTIRYYKGLYYILCTLIDKGGNFVITAKNPAGPWSNPVYLHNVTGIDPSLFFDEGADKSYIIYNSDPPEKKSLWNGHRSIRMIEFDYRNMKPTGEEKLLVNGGVDTAKHPVWIEGPHIYRINDWYYLMCAEGGTGYNHSEVIFRSKSVGGPYVPWKDNPILTQRQLNPARKNPITTTGHADLVQTQNGTWYAVFLGCRPYEGNHYNIGRETFLIPVTWTNDGWPVMTKEMEEVQYRYPLPLPNVNKNPVNPYSGNFSFSDDFSKEPLDLRYIFLRTPTDKWYNTKDKAGWLSVQLRPQTVSGKENPSFVGFRQQHNYASATTKLSFTPTADNEKAGMVIFQNETHFYYLCKSLVNGNPAVQLYQSANDTMTLLTSQPLPSAGNDVYLRIEPKGAVYTMSFSTDKKKWTELKNVDARFLSTETAGGFVGCVFGLYATSMGKPSSGKAYYDWFTYKGDDAVFR, from the coding sequence ATGAAGAAAATCTTTTTTACGCTCTTGCTTCTCCCCTGCTTGTTGTGCCGGGCGCAAAGCGTCAGAACTTATACCAATCCGGTTCTCGCTGGCTTTTATCCTGATCCCAGCATTTGTCGCGTGGGTGATGATTACTACATCGTCAATTCGTCCTTCGCGTACTTTCCCGGCCTTCCTGTTTTTCACAGCAAGGACCTCGTGAGCTGGAAGCAGATTGGCAACGCGATGGACAGGCCTGAACAGCTACCACTGCTTGGCGCCGGTGTTTCAAGAGGATTGTTTGCACCAACCATCCGCTATTACAAAGGACTGTACTACATCCTGTGCACACTAATTGACAAAGGCGGCAACTTCGTCATCACCGCAAAAAATCCCGCAGGCCCGTGGAGCAACCCGGTTTACCTGCACAACGTTACAGGCATTGATCCTTCGCTGTTTTTTGACGAGGGTGCCGACAAATCTTACATTATTTACAACAGCGATCCGCCGGAGAAAAAATCATTGTGGAATGGCCATCGCTCCATACGCATGATTGAATTTGATTACAGAAACATGAAGCCGACCGGAGAAGAAAAACTTTTGGTGAACGGCGGCGTGGATACGGCAAAGCATCCCGTGTGGATTGAAGGACCGCACATTTACCGCATCAACGATTGGTATTACCTGATGTGTGCCGAAGGCGGCACCGGCTACAATCACTCCGAAGTTATCTTTCGCAGCAAGTCGGTTGGCGGGCCTTATGTACCGTGGAAGGACAATCCTATCTTGACACAGCGACAATTGAACCCCGCAAGAAAAAATCCAATCACAACAACCGGCCATGCTGACCTTGTTCAAACGCAAAACGGAACCTGGTACGCCGTGTTTTTGGGTTGTCGACCGTACGAAGGCAATCACTATAATATTGGCCGCGAAACCTTTTTAATTCCCGTAACGTGGACGAACGATGGCTGGCCGGTGATGACAAAAGAAATGGAAGAAGTGCAATATCGTTATCCCCTGCCTTTGCCGAACGTCAATAAAAATCCTGTTAATCCTTACAGCGGCAACTTTAGCTTCAGCGATGATTTTAGTAAAGAGCCGCTGGACCTGCGGTACATTTTTTTGCGCACGCCAACGGATAAATGGTACAACACAAAAGACAAAGCGGGATGGTTAAGTGTACAGCTTCGGCCGCAAACTGTAAGTGGTAAAGAGAATCCTTCGTTTGTTGGTTTTCGACAGCAGCACAACTACGCATCTGCAACAACAAAGCTTTCCTTTACACCAACAGCCGACAACGAAAAAGCAGGAATGGTCATCTTTCAAAACGAGACCCATTTTTATTACCTGTGCAAATCACTTGTGAACGGGAATCCCGCAGTGCAGCTTTACCAATCGGCTAACGACACAATGACCTTGCTGACATCGCAGCCTTTGCCTTCTGCAGGGAACGACGTGTACCTGCGCATCGAACCAAAAGGCGCTGTTTACACCATGTCTTTCTCCACGGACAAGAAAAAATGGACGGAACTTAAAAACGTTGATGCAAGGTTTTTAAGCACGGAAACGGCCGGTGGGTTTGTAGGCTGTGTGTTTGGCTTGTACGCTACTTCAATGGGCAAGCCAAGCAGTGGAAAAGCCTACTATGATTGGTTTACGTACAAAGGAGATGATGCCGTATTTCGTTGA